The Halostagnicola kamekurae sequence CGTCGTCAACAGGGACTACGTTCCGGACCTGAGCTGACGGTCGCAAAGCGGGTTCCAGACCGCTCGCCGACGGCCGCCAAGCAGATCCAAGACCTGTCGCTGCCGACCAATTTTCACACGCGCACGTGCCTTTCCCGGATCCGTCGGTATGGTCTCCGAACGACCGCGTTCAGACGATCGAGTCGAACTCCTCGAGCGACGTCAGCCGGTAGGTCGGCTGGTGCTCGAGTTCGGTGCCGTGGCCGAGATCGATCCACGCCGAATCCATGCCCATCGCGTTCGCGCCGGCGACGTCGGCGTGGAGGTTGTCGCCGATGTGTATGGTTTCCGTGGGATCGACCTCGAGCGCCGACAGCGCCAGTTCGAACGGCGTCGAGTCCGGTTTCGGCGGGACGCCGTTCGTCGGGTCGACGAACACCTCGGCGTCGAACGCATCGAGAAGTCCGAGCGCCTCGAGCTTTTTCGTCTGCGTCTGCTCGCCCCCGTTCGTGATCAGTCCGACGGGCCCGCGCTCGGCCGCGCGCTCGAGTGCAGTCTCAGCGCCGTCGCGAAAGCGAACCCGCGCGGGATCGACCGTCTCGATGGAGGCCTCGGCGAGATCCGGGGCGACCGCTGGATCCACTCCCGCCCGCTCGGCGGCTCTCGAGAAGAGGTGTTCGAAGAACTCGCGGTCGGTGTCTGCGGTCGGGAGGTCCCGCGAGGCGTGGCGTAGCTGGGCCGGGGTACAGAACTGCTCGACGCCGGCCCGTTCGAAGGTGGCCTCGAGCAGCGCCGCTCGATCCTCGATGGGCTCACAGAGGGTGCTATCGAGGTCGAAACAGATGGCCTCGTACGACATCTATCTCGTCTAGCGGCGTCGACACCCTGAACCTTTCGCCGGAATCGATACTCCGGCGACGACTGTCGAATCCGCCACGTTCAAGCCACTTCCCTTCGAGGGTCGAGTTATGACGAGAGCTGTCTGGATCAAAGCCGACGACACGGTCGGCGACTGGGACGACCGCCGCGAGCGGATCACCACCGCGCTCGAGGCGGGCGCCGACTGGGTACTGGTCGACGAAGACGACGTCGAACGCGTCCGCGAACTCGGCGACATCAACGTCGCGGCGTTTCGCACCGACGGCGACGTGACGCTCATCGACGACGCCGAGGACGAGACGTCGACCGCAAAGCCCGACACCGTCGTGGTCGGCAAGGAAGGCGAGGGCGACGGCACCGTCGACCTCCCCAACGACTTCTCGGGATCGGCAGACCTCTCGACGCTCCGGCGGAACGGAAACGTCGACTGGGGATCGTACGTGCGCATTCTCGGCAAGGACTACGAGGAGTTCGCAGAGACGGCTGCGACCGAGGCCGAGTACACCATCGTCGCCGGTGAGGACTGGACGATCATCCCGCTCGAGAACCTGATCGCCAGGATCGGCGAGGAGACGACGCTCGTCGCGGGCGTCACGAGCGCCGACGAAGCCAAGACCGCCTTCGAGACGCTCGAGATCGGCGCGGACGCCGTCTTGCTTGACTCGGACGACCCCGACGAGATCCGCCGCACCGTCGAAGTCCGCGACGAGGCGGAGCGGGAGAACCTCGATCTGGAGTACGCCGAGGTCGTCGACATCGAACAGATCGGCAGCGCGGATCGCGTCTGCGTCGATACCGGCAGCCTACTCGAGCACGACGAGGGGATGCTCGTCGGCTCGATGAGCCGCGGGCTGGTGTTCGTCCACGCCGAAACCGCCGAATCGCCGTACGTCGCCTCGCGGCCGTTCCGGGTCAACGCCGGCGCGGTCCACGCCTACGTCAGGACGCCGGACGGCGGGACGAAGTACCTCTCGGAACTCCAGAGCGGCGACGAGGTCCAACTGGTCGACCTCGAGGGCAACACCCGCGAAGCGATCGTCGGCCGCGTCAAGATCGAAAAGCGACCGATGTTCCGGGTCGCCCTCGAAACCGACGACGGCGACCACATCGAGACGCTACTCCAGAACGCGGAGACGATCAAAGTGCCGACCGCGGAGGGCCGAACGGCGGTGACGGATCTCGAGGCCGGCGATCACCTCTTGCTGTACTACGAGGATACGGCCCGGCACTTCGGCGAAGCCGTCGAGGAGAGCATCATCGAGAAGTAGCGGGTCAGCGCGGTGCGTACCTGTCGACATCGAAATCGCCTTCAGAGCATGTCAGAGTCTTCTTCGGGCCGCTCGAGTCGCGTCGTACACCAGTGACAAAACGAGAGGTCCTCGTCGAGTTCCTTCCCACACGCCGGACAGGTCGGCTCGTCGCTCTGTCCGGAACCGGTCGGCGGGAGTCCGAGCGCGCGAAACGTCGAATCGACCGTCGCGAACAACACGATGAACATCAGGAAGAACTGATCGACCATGCTCGTCTCCGCTTCCATCGTCTCCATCATGGCGGCCATCGACTCGGCCGACATGAGCAGTTCCATCGGGACGAAGAAGTAGACGCCAAGCGTGAATAACCCGCCGAACAGGAGGGCGCGAGCCCAATCACGGAGTAAAACGTGTCCCGCGCCGGGAAGAATAATCGAGAGGATCGCAGCGGATATCGCACGGATCCAGGTCATAGCTGTGGGTTGTTCTCGGTGGGACGGCCACTTAACGTACCGGATTCCCTACAACCAGACGGTCCCTGGACCGTCCGCGGAGTGTCGACGATCCGATCGAGAAAGAGCGACGCTGCCTCGGACCGTCTCTCAGGCCGTTCCGAGCGTTTCCTCGGCCTCGAGCAGTTCGTGATACCGGTTTCGGATCGTCACTTCGGAGATGTCGGCGACGTCGCTGACGGCCGCCTGGGTCGTCTTCTCGTTTGTCAACAGCGCGGCGGCGTAGACGGCGGCGGCGGCGAGACCGACCGGCGACTTGCCCGAGTGGACGCCCTTCTCCTTGGCGTTCTGGAGCAGACTCCGCGCGCGGTGTTCGGCTTCGTCCGAGAGCTCGAGGCCCGAGGCGAACCGCGGCACGTAGCTTTCGGGATCGGCCGGCTGAACCTCGAGGCCGAGTTCGCGGACGACGTAGCGGTAGGTGCGTGCGATCTCGTTTTTCTCGACGCGGCTGACGTCCGCGATCTCGTCGAGACTCCGGGGGACGCCCGCCTGTCGCGCGGCAGCGTAGACACACGCCGTCGAGACGCCCTCGATCGAGCGACCGGGGAGCAGGTCCTCGTTGAGCGCGCGCCGGTAGATGACTGAGGCCGTCTCGCGGACGTTCGTCGGCAGGCCGAGCGCCGAGGCCATTCGGTCGATCTCGCCGAGCGCCTGCTTCAGGTTGCGTTCTTTGGAGTCGCGGGTCCGGAACCGTTCGTTCCACTTGCGAAGCCGTTGCATCTTCTCTCGCTGTCGGGAGCCCAGCGAGTTGCCGTAGGCGTCTTTGTTGCGCCAGTCGATGTTCGTCGACAGCCCCTTGTCGTGCATGGTGTTGGTCGTCGGCGCACCGACGCGGGACTTCTTGTTCTTCTCGGCGGCGTCGAACGCGCGCCACTCGGGGCCGCGGTCGACCGAGTCCTCCTCGACGACGAGGCCACAGTCCTCACAGACCGTCTCGCCGTGCTCGTCGTCGACGACGAGGTTGCCCGTACACTCCGGACAGTCGAGCGTGCTCTGCTCGGCTTCGTCCGTCTCCTCGGTTGTTTCTTGTTCGCTACGACGTACTCTCGTGTTTGAGGTTGCGTTGGTCATACGATGGCGGATACGGCCCGGCGAAACGACACGGAAAAGCCGGACGGATTCGTTACCTTTCTCGTTCTGAGACTCGAGAGATAAGAGTTTCGGAATCCGTAGCTCACAACGCTCGAAAACAGGTAATTCGTCGGAAGTGGTATGAATTATCAAAACATTCAAATTAGGATCGGCCGTCGCGTCGACGACGTCTCGACGATCCGCTCGGTTCGCCCCGCGGAGAGTAAAGTACACAACGATCACGCGCCCTTCTCGAGTATGCACGTCGCCGTCGGGAGTACGAACCCTGTCAAGCAACGCGCCGTCGAACGAACGCTCGCGGAGTTCGACGCGGACGTCGTTCCCGTCGCCGTCGACTCCGGCGTGAGCGAACAGCCCTCGTCCGTCGAGGAGACCATCACCGGCGCGAAAAACCGCGCTCGAGGCGCGCTCGAGGAGACCGACGCGGACTACGGCGTGGGCCTCGAGGGCGGCGCGACACGATTCGAGTACGCGCCCGGCGCGCGACTCGTCATGTGGGCCTGCGTCACCGACGGGGAGCGCCTCGAGGTCGCCGGCGGCCCGTCGCTTCGGCTTCCGGACTCCGTCGGCGCTCGTCTCGACGCCGGGGAGGAACTCGGTCCGATCATGGACGATCGACTCGGGACGGAAAACGTCGCCGAAGCCGAGGGCGCCGCCGGCGCGCTCACCGGCGGTCTGACGTCTCGAGCGCGGGCGCTTTCCGAAGCGGTCGCGTGTGCGTTCGGTCCGTTCGTCACGACACACTACGAAGGCGGTCGAGTCGGTCGCCGGTAGTCGCGGTTTTCCTCGACAACCGGTCGCGTTTTCTGAGTGTCGTCCGCTTGGATGTATTAACCGGCCGTACCAACGAGCCCTTTCCACTGGAGTATCGATCCATTACCGGCCCCGAAAACCGCCCGACTGCGGCTCATTAACCGCACGTACCAAACCCCCTAAGGTCGATGCGGCCGTTCGCACGGGTATGAGCACTGCAATGGCCTCCGACCTCACGAGCAAACAGCGCCAGATCC is a genomic window containing:
- a CDS encoding HAD family hydrolase — translated: MSYEAICFDLDSTLCEPIEDRAALLEATFERAGVEQFCTPAQLRHASRDLPTADTDREFFEHLFSRAAERAGVDPAVAPDLAEASIETVDPARVRFRDGAETALERAAERGPVGLITNGGEQTQTKKLEALGLLDAFDAEVFVDPTNGVPPKPDSTPFELALSALEVDPTETIHIGDNLHADVAGANAMGMDSAWIDLGHGTELEHQPTYRLTSLEEFDSIV
- a CDS encoding 3-dehydroquinate synthase II, with the protein product MTRAVWIKADDTVGDWDDRRERITTALEAGADWVLVDEDDVERVRELGDINVAAFRTDGDVTLIDDAEDETSTAKPDTVVVGKEGEGDGTVDLPNDFSGSADLSTLRRNGNVDWGSYVRILGKDYEEFAETAATEAEYTIVAGEDWTIIPLENLIARIGEETTLVAGVTSADEAKTAFETLEIGADAVLLDSDDPDEIRRTVEVRDEAERENLDLEYAEVVDIEQIGSADRVCVDTGSLLEHDEGMLVGSMSRGLVFVHAETAESPYVASRPFRVNAGAVHAYVRTPDGGTKYLSELQSGDEVQLVDLEGNTREAIVGRVKIEKRPMFRVALETDDGDHIETLLQNAETIKVPTAEGRTAVTDLEAGDHLLLYYEDTARHFGEAVEESIIEK
- a CDS encoding DUF7575 domain-containing protein — encoded protein: MTWIRAISAAILSIILPGAGHVLLRDWARALLFGGLFTLGVYFFVPMELLMSAESMAAMMETMEAETSMVDQFFLMFIVLFATVDSTFRALGLPPTGSGQSDEPTCPACGKELDEDLSFCHWCTTRLERPEEDSDML
- a CDS encoding transcription initiation factor IIB gives rise to the protein MTNATSNTRVRRSEQETTEETDEAEQSTLDCPECTGNLVVDDEHGETVCEDCGLVVEEDSVDRGPEWRAFDAAEKNKKSRVGAPTTNTMHDKGLSTNIDWRNKDAYGNSLGSRQREKMQRLRKWNERFRTRDSKERNLKQALGEIDRMASALGLPTNVRETASVIYRRALNEDLLPGRSIEGVSTACVYAAARQAGVPRSLDEIADVSRVEKNEIARTYRYVVRELGLEVQPADPESYVPRFASGLELSDEAEHRARSLLQNAKEKGVHSGKSPVGLAAAAVYAAALLTNEKTTQAAVSDVADISEVTIRNRYHELLEAEETLGTA
- a CDS encoding DUF84 family protein, with the translated sequence MHVAVGSTNPVKQRAVERTLAEFDADVVPVAVDSGVSEQPSSVEETITGAKNRARGALEETDADYGVGLEGGATRFEYAPGARLVMWACVTDGERLEVAGGPSLRLPDSVGARLDAGEELGPIMDDRLGTENVAEAEGAAGALTGGLTSRARALSEAVACAFGPFVTTHYEGGRVGRR